Proteins encoded together in one Glandiceps talaboti chromosome 11, keGlaTala1.1, whole genome shotgun sequence window:
- the LOC144442549 gene encoding neo-calmodulin — MTTKTEDMSEEQLKEFKEAFALFDKDGDGTITTKELGTVMRSLGQNPTEAELQDMINEVDADGNGTIDFQEFVNMMAKKMKETDQEEELREAFRVFDKDGDGFISADELRHVMKNLGESLTDDEIEEMIHEADVDGDGKVNYEEFVTMMSSK, encoded by the exons ATG ACAACCAAGACAGAGGATATGTCAGAAGAACAGTTGAAAG AATTCAAGGAAGCGTTTGCTCTCTTCGACAAAGATGGCGATGGTACCATCACAACCAAAGAATTGGGAACTGTTATGAGGTCACTAGGTCAGAATCCAACAGAAGCTGAACTTCAGGATATGATTAATGAAGTCGATGCTGACG GGAACGGTACAATCGACTTTCAGGAATTTGTCAATATGATggcaaagaaaatgaaagaaacagaCCAAGAAGAGGAACTTCGAGAAGCATTCCGAGTATTCGATAAGGACGGCGATGGTTTTATCAGTGCAGACGAACTTCGACACGTCATGAAAAATTTAGGTGAATCTTTGACAGATGATGAAATTGAGGAAATGATCCACGAAGCAGACGTTGATGGAGATGGCAAAGTTAATTATGAGG AATTTGTGACAATGATGTCATCGAAGTAA